A genomic region of Runella rosea contains the following coding sequences:
- a CDS encoding SDR family NAD(P)-dependent oxidoreductase, with protein MTLLTNKVIFLTGGASGIGEACANAYAKAGARVFVMDKEEVSLNQLMGRLGNEHGGFVGDVQQETAVKSAIEKAMAQFGKIDVIHNNAGIAHPSKPLDQTTENEWDSLFSVNLKSVYWTTRYGIAYLKMTKGCILNTSSMVGTIGQENHAAYVATKGGMSALTKAMALDYAPFGIRVNAICPAGVWTPMLREWATQQTNPEAIENYLDNIHALGYCPEGDVIADVAVFLVSDAARFITGCIMPVSGGAELGYKK; from the coding sequence ATGACCTTATTGACCAATAAAGTGATTTTTCTCACGGGAGGTGCTTCGGGCATTGGCGAAGCCTGTGCTAATGCGTATGCAAAAGCGGGCGCACGCGTTTTTGTGATGGATAAAGAAGAAGTGTCTTTGAATCAACTCATGGGCCGTTTGGGGAACGAACACGGCGGTTTTGTAGGGGATGTTCAACAGGAAACTGCGGTAAAATCGGCCATCGAAAAAGCCATGGCCCAATTTGGTAAAATAGACGTCATTCACAACAACGCTGGGATTGCCCACCCCTCAAAACCACTCGACCAAACCACCGAAAATGAATGGGACAGTCTGTTTTCGGTCAACCTGAAAAGTGTGTATTGGACTACCCGTTACGGCATCGCTTACCTAAAAATGACCAAAGGTTGCATTTTAAACACCAGTAGCATGGTGGGTACCATTGGGCAGGAAAACCACGCGGCATACGTGGCTACCAAAGGGGGCATGAGTGCCTTGACCAAAGCCATGGCCTTGGATTATGCACCGTTTGGCATTAGGGTAAACGCCATCTGTCCCGCTGGCGTATGGACGCCTATGCTGCGAGAATGGGCAACGCAACAGACTAATCCGGAGGCTATTGAAAATTATCTGGATAACATTCACGCCTTGGGCTACTGTCCGGAAGGCGACGTCATTGCGGATGTGGCAGTGTTTTTGGTTTCAGATGCTGCCCGGTTCATAACGGGCTGTATCATGCCAGTAAGTGGAGGGGCGGAGTTGGGATATAAAAAATAA
- a CDS encoding enolase C-terminal domain-like protein produces MYIHSVEVLDKRFKMGEGAGSDATHTNPQYSYAVCVLKTDTAVQGIGLAFTLGAGNDLVCKAIQYLSVKLVGTEIEELMTNFGATYRELADEPSLRWLGPHKGVVHLALAAIVNACFDLWSKSRQVPLWKLLLDLSPEALVDTLDLSYLEDELTREQAIQLLTEQYKTRENRNSVLKTGYKGYDTSVGWFNFSDELIVEKTKQALDKGFTALKLKVGSDDPLRDLRRAALIRQTAGDTATIMLDANQKWNVPQALDICQRLGSINPYWIEEPTHPDDVFGHQAIARAITPFKVATGEHIPNKVVFKNFLQAKAMDFCQVDAVRVGGISEFLTISILSKKFGIPVLPHVGDMGQIHQHLVLFNHIGIGHENLFLEYIPHLRPYFVHPATIIDGFYQVPQETGSSSDLKT; encoded by the coding sequence ATGTATATTCATTCTGTTGAAGTCCTTGATAAACGTTTTAAAATGGGGGAGGGGGCGGGTTCAGATGCAACCCACACCAACCCTCAGTATTCTTATGCCGTTTGTGTGTTAAAAACGGATACTGCCGTGCAAGGAATAGGGTTGGCTTTTACGCTGGGGGCAGGCAATGACTTAGTGTGCAAAGCCATTCAATATTTATCCGTAAAATTAGTAGGAACGGAAATCGAAGAATTAATGACCAACTTTGGTGCAACTTACCGTGAGTTGGCCGACGAGCCTTCGTTGCGCTGGTTGGGGCCACACAAAGGCGTGGTTCACTTGGCATTGGCGGCCATTGTCAATGCTTGCTTTGACCTTTGGTCCAAATCTCGACAAGTGCCTCTTTGGAAATTGCTACTGGATTTGTCGCCCGAAGCGCTGGTCGATACGCTGGATTTAAGCTACTTAGAAGATGAGCTTACGCGCGAGCAAGCCATACAATTACTCACTGAACAGTACAAAACAAGAGAAAACAGAAATTCTGTGCTGAAAACTGGCTACAAAGGCTACGATACGTCGGTGGGTTGGTTTAATTTTTCAGATGAGCTCATCGTTGAAAAAACAAAGCAAGCCCTCGATAAAGGCTTTACGGCACTTAAACTCAAAGTAGGCTCTGACGACCCACTGCGCGACCTCCGACGCGCGGCTTTGATTCGACAAACGGCGGGCGATACCGCCACGATCATGCTGGATGCCAATCAAAAATGGAACGTACCGCAAGCATTAGATATTTGTCAACGGCTCGGTAGCATCAACCCTTATTGGATTGAAGAACCTACGCATCCCGACGATGTGTTTGGGCATCAGGCCATTGCCCGAGCCATTACCCCTTTTAAAGTAGCCACTGGCGAACACATCCCCAATAAGGTGGTTTTTAAGAACTTTCTGCAAGCCAAGGCCATGGATTTTTGTCAGGTAGATGCCGTACGCGTAGGGGGTATCTCGGAGTTTCTGACCATTAGTATACTCTCAAAAAAATTTGGAATACCTGTATTGCCACACGTGGGCGATATGGGCCAAATTCATCAGCATTTGGTGCTTTTTAATCATATTGGTATCGGACACGAAAACTTGTTTTTGGAATATATCCCCCATTTACGGCCTTATTTTGTGCATCCCGCTACGATTATTGATGGCTTTTATCAAGTGCCCCAAGAAACAGGTAGTAGCAGCGATTTGAAAACCTAA
- a CDS encoding alpha-L-fucosidase, which produces MAWHEAEIGALISYDLHVFDGKNYNQPYNRITPIEDINVFNPTQLDTDQWVKAVKAMGGKFAVLTATHETGFALYQSDVNPYCMKALKFQEGKGDIVRDFVNSCRKYGIAPGIYLGIRWNSYLGVHDFRIEGESQFVKNRQIAYKKMCEGMVKELCTRYGDLFMIWFDGGADDPTKYGADVLPIVEKYQPKCLFYHNAQRADFRWGGSESGTVPYPCWATFPFPFSHSAQKEIVFKDDFKLLKEGDKDGKYWMPAMSDAPLRGYNGRHEWFWEPNDDAHIFPLKNLMNMYERSVGHNSTLIVGLTPDDRGLLPDADVKRLTEWGEEIKSRFSYPLKTTNGEGTVFELKLEKKQAVNYFVLQEDIAQGERVRAFKIEVEMNKKWKTIAEGTNIGYKHIRAVDPIEGAKFRLTITQSTATPRLKNVGIFNVMTKQ; this is translated from the coding sequence ATGGCATGGCATGAAGCGGAAATCGGGGCGCTTATTAGTTATGATTTACACGTTTTTGATGGAAAAAATTACAACCAACCCTATAATCGCATCACGCCCATTGAGGACATCAATGTCTTTAATCCGACCCAATTGGATACTGACCAATGGGTCAAAGCGGTGAAAGCGATGGGCGGAAAATTTGCCGTCCTGACCGCCACCCACGAAACGGGCTTTGCACTGTATCAAAGCGATGTCAATCCCTATTGTATGAAAGCCTTGAAATTTCAGGAGGGTAAGGGAGATATAGTGCGTGATTTTGTCAATTCTTGTCGGAAATACGGCATTGCACCGGGTATTTACCTCGGTATTCGGTGGAATTCGTATTTGGGCGTCCATGATTTTAGGATTGAAGGCGAAAGCCAATTTGTTAAAAATCGGCAAATAGCCTACAAAAAAATGTGCGAAGGCATGGTCAAAGAACTCTGCACGCGCTACGGCGATTTGTTTATGATTTGGTTTGATGGCGGTGCCGATGACCCCACAAAATACGGGGCTGATGTATTGCCCATTGTTGAAAAATACCAGCCCAAATGCCTGTTTTATCACAATGCGCAGCGGGCAGATTTTCGTTGGGGTGGCTCCGAATCCGGCACGGTGCCTTACCCATGTTGGGCTACTTTTCCATTCCCGTTTTCGCATTCTGCGCAGAAAGAAATCGTTTTTAAAGATGATTTCAAGCTCTTGAAAGAAGGCGATAAAGATGGGAAATACTGGATGCCCGCCATGTCGGACGCACCATTGAGAGGGTACAATGGCCGCCATGAATGGTTTTGGGAGCCTAATGACGACGCGCATATTTTTCCGCTAAAAAATTTGATGAATATGTATGAGCGCTCGGTGGGGCATAATTCGACCTTAATCGTAGGTTTAACCCCCGATGATAGAGGCTTACTACCCGATGCAGATGTGAAACGCCTCACCGAATGGGGAGAGGAAATCAAAAGCCGTTTCTCTTATCCCCTCAAAACTACAAATGGTGAAGGAACTGTTTTTGAGTTGAAATTAGAAAAAAAACAGGCAGTCAATTATTTCGTTTTGCAAGAGGATATTGCCCAAGGCGAGCGGGTAAGGGCTTTTAAAATTGAGGTAGAAATGAATAAAAAATGGAAAACCATCGCCGAAGGAACAAATATTGGCTACAAACATATTCGAGCCGTTGACCCGATTGAAGGAGCAAAATTTCGCCTCACAATTACGCAAAGCACGGCAACGCCAAGATTAAAAAACGTTGGTATTTTCAATGTTATGACTAAGCAGTAA
- a CDS encoding sulfatase, protein MLRLLIILGITVGSHFVLAQSQPNIIIFLVDDMGWQDTSVPFWKDKTPINQRFHTPNMERLARNGMKFTNAYANPVCTPTRVSLMTGMNVARHNVTNWTNTHKDTPTDYPDSLLNPPSWNYNGMSPMAGIAKTVHATPLPQLLRQAGYFTLHCGKAHFASYGTPAANPLAIGFEKNIAGTAAGHPSSFLGEKKFRRTPNDTTWGVRDLEKYHGKDIFLTEALTQEAIAALKENQPSQKPFFLYMSHYAVHLPFDKDARFYQKYIDQGLTDTEARYSALVEGMDKSLGDIMDYLETNNLDKNTYILFVSDNGGYSLQLRSGEVHTQNLPLKQGKGSLYEGGIRVPMLVSGPKVEKNSISSQYVSIDDFFPTVLGMAGVARYTTLQTVDGKNLRPFLENKNKRDDKKILLWHYPNNWTNVNFKGTSWGSAMRQGDWKLVYLHKTQTLELYNLKDDIGELNDLAKAQPTKLKQMAQLLTVELKKRNAHLPTFKATGQSIPYPDGVK, encoded by the coding sequence ATGTTAAGACTATTAATAATTCTCGGAATTACCGTTGGGAGTCACTTCGTTTTGGCGCAAAGCCAGCCCAATATTATCATTTTTTTGGTTGATGATATGGGTTGGCAAGATACTTCTGTACCCTTTTGGAAAGACAAAACTCCCATTAATCAGCGCTTTCATACCCCCAACATGGAACGGCTTGCCCGTAATGGTATGAAGTTTACGAATGCCTACGCCAACCCTGTTTGTACACCAACCCGCGTAAGTCTGATGACAGGTATGAACGTAGCACGGCACAATGTCACCAACTGGACGAACACCCACAAAGACACCCCCACCGACTACCCCGACAGCCTTCTGAACCCTCCTAGCTGGAATTACAACGGCATGAGTCCCATGGCGGGCATTGCCAAGACCGTTCATGCTACGCCTTTGCCTCAATTGCTGCGGCAGGCAGGTTACTTCACGCTCCATTGTGGCAAGGCGCACTTTGCCTCTTACGGAACGCCGGCGGCCAATCCGCTTGCCATAGGTTTTGAGAAAAATATTGCTGGTACCGCCGCAGGCCATCCAAGTAGCTTTTTGGGCGAAAAAAAATTCAGACGTACCCCCAACGACACCACTTGGGGAGTACGCGACTTAGAAAAATACCACGGAAAAGACATATTTCTGACCGAAGCGCTTACGCAAGAAGCCATCGCTGCCCTAAAAGAAAATCAGCCGAGTCAGAAGCCGTTTTTTTTGTATATGTCGCATTATGCTGTTCATTTGCCTTTTGATAAAGACGCCCGTTTTTACCAAAAATACATTGACCAAGGCTTGACCGATACTGAGGCGAGGTACTCGGCCTTGGTGGAGGGAATGGACAAGAGTCTGGGCGATATTATGGATTATTTGGAAACAAATAATTTGGATAAAAACACGTATATTTTATTTGTTTCTGACAACGGTGGGTATAGCCTTCAGCTACGTAGCGGGGAAGTACACACCCAAAATCTACCCTTAAAGCAGGGCAAAGGCTCTCTGTATGAGGGAGGTATTCGGGTGCCTATGCTGGTGTCTGGGCCGAAGGTTGAGAAAAACAGCATTTCCAGTCAGTACGTGTCTATTGACGATTTCTTCCCTACGGTTTTGGGTATGGCGGGCGTTGCCAGATACACTACTCTCCAAACCGTAGATGGCAAAAATTTACGGCCGTTTTTGGAAAACAAGAACAAACGCGACGACAAAAAAATCCTCCTGTGGCACTATCCTAACAACTGGACCAACGTAAATTTTAAAGGCACGTCGTGGGGGAGTGCCATGCGCCAAGGTGACTGGAAATTGGTCTATTTACACAAAACTCAAACCTTAGAATTATACAACTTGAAGGATGATATTGGAGAACTGAACGACTTAGCGAAAGCCCAGCCCACAAAGCTGAAACAAATGGCTCAGTTATTGACCGTTGAACTCAAAAAACGGAATGCGCATCTCCCTACTTTCAAAGCCACGGGGCAATCCATTCCGTATCCAGACGGAGTAAAGTGA
- a CDS encoding alpha-L-fucosidase: MKKIFFIVCLLAHIHLSGQQLAKPSDVQYKWQEQGRIMFVHFGVATWLGQEYDETGEFDISRINPTKLDTDQWCSVAKSWGAKEIIFVAKHAGSFCWWPTYTTEYCVRNIPWKNGKGDVIRDLANSCKKAGLNLGIYIYPGDIKWGAGLGSGGITKDPSKQEAYNKIFRQQLTEVLANYGEMLEVWFDGSCKVPVSDILQKYASKAVIFQGSDATIRWPGTESGILHYPVWNSLKGDVLRSGVATQYDDDPDGDVWAPLEADVTLYNHNWFWSPKNEAKRRSVEELMEIYYKSVGHGGTLLLNSNPDTTGLIPAGDVKRYAEFGAEVSRRFNRPLAEVKNKTAKEVELVLTKPTKVNHIILKEDYRQGHRIRKYELWGLTKNKWEKLTDGRSVGVTKIDYFDDVELTAIKLKVTENKGTPLIRSMTAYYVTNFELPKSEKEAKEYTIVQEWDTKDFVNGKGHMRIDLGKYITAPGQYEVSFTNAVSVTGMYVEKAEIIFDNDPNTLQEFIQRKRKENVFFINRTGQIDKGTSSILNVVMSSDNRSFQNKGFVKIRKR; this comes from the coding sequence ATGAAGAAGATTTTTTTTATCGTTTGCTTATTGGCTCATATACATTTATCGGGCCAACAATTGGCTAAACCTTCTGATGTTCAGTATAAATGGCAGGAGCAGGGGCGTATTATGTTTGTCCATTTTGGGGTGGCCACCTGGCTTGGCCAAGAGTACGACGAGACGGGCGAATTTGACATTTCCCGCATCAATCCTACCAAACTCGACACTGATCAGTGGTGCAGTGTTGCCAAGTCGTGGGGAGCAAAAGAAATCATTTTTGTGGCCAAACATGCCGGCAGTTTTTGCTGGTGGCCCACCTATACCACCGAGTATTGCGTCAGAAATATTCCGTGGAAAAACGGCAAAGGCGACGTTATCAGAGACTTGGCAAATTCCTGTAAAAAGGCGGGTTTGAACCTTGGCATCTATATTTATCCCGGCGATATCAAGTGGGGTGCGGGCCTCGGAAGCGGGGGTATTACCAAAGACCCTTCAAAACAGGAAGCTTATAATAAAATTTTCAGACAACAACTTACCGAGGTTTTGGCAAATTATGGCGAGATGCTCGAAGTTTGGTTTGATGGCTCTTGTAAGGTACCGGTCAGCGATATTTTACAAAAATACGCCTCCAAAGCGGTCATCTTTCAAGGCTCAGATGCGACCATCCGTTGGCCCGGTACCGAAAGCGGCATCCTTCATTATCCGGTTTGGAATTCCCTCAAAGGGGATGTCTTGAGGTCCGGGGTAGCGACCCAATACGATGATGACCCCGACGGTGATGTTTGGGCTCCTTTGGAAGCCGATGTGACTCTGTATAACCACAATTGGTTTTGGTCGCCCAAAAATGAAGCAAAACGGAGATCGGTAGAGGAGTTGATGGAGATTTATTACAAATCGGTCGGTCACGGAGGGACTTTATTGCTCAATTCCAATCCCGATACCACGGGCCTTATCCCGGCAGGAGATGTAAAAAGATACGCCGAATTTGGGGCAGAAGTCAGCCGAAGATTTAACCGACCCTTGGCCGAAGTGAAAAACAAAACCGCCAAAGAAGTAGAATTGGTGCTTACAAAACCTACCAAGGTAAACCACATCATATTGAAAGAAGACTACCGACAGGGGCACCGAATCAGAAAATACGAACTGTGGGGGCTTACAAAAAACAAGTGGGAAAAATTGACCGATGGCAGGTCGGTAGGGGTAACAAAAATAGATTATTTCGACGATGTTGAACTTACGGCCATAAAGTTAAAGGTCACCGAAAACAAAGGTACTCCTCTCATCAGGAGCATGACAGCCTATTACGTTACTAATTTTGAACTCCCAAAATCGGAGAAAGAAGCCAAAGAGTACACCATAGTGCAAGAATGGGATACCAAAGACTTCGTAAACGGCAAAGGCCACATGCGTATTGATTTAGGAAAGTATATCACTGCGCCAGGCCAATACGAAGTAAGTTTTACCAATGCGGTTAGCGTGACGGGTATGTACGTTGAAAAAGCCGAAATCATTTTTGATAATGACCCTAATACGCTTCAGGAATTTATTCAAAGAAAACGCAAGGAAAATGTGTTTTTCATCAATCGTACTGGCCAAATTGATAAAGGGACAAGTTCAATCCTGAACGTTGTGATGAGTTCAGATAACAGGTCGTTTCAAAATAAAGGTTTTGTAAAAATCAGAAAACGTTGA
- a CDS encoding glycosyl hydrolase family 95 catalytic domain-containing protein — translation MKSIILISLQILLVFSAFGQIQRNRIGLQSEKIPVRWDEGLPLGNGLIGELIWQKEDKLRFSLDHSELWDMRPMQELHTPGFNYQWVKEQVLADNYAAVQKIGDKPYDREPAPSKIPGAALEFEVKDWGGVKQATLNIETAEATISWQNGVKMTSFVHAKQNIGYFRFENLNDLTLKLLAPKYEGSSGNTAGGPVAGDDLARLGYKQGEVTQSGQSYRYIQQGWGGFYYEVYVKWKKINPKTIEGSWAISAHYPNKPQPEAQKIVASAPSYSAAWQSHQNWWTNFWAKSSVSLPDPVLEKQYYLELYKFGSAARSNTPPISLQAVWTADNGRIPPWKGDFHHDLNTQLSYWPAYSANHLEEAMGYLNHLDQNREQYKKYTKWYFGSNGLNVPGVTTLLGEEMGGWIQYSLSPTVSAWLAQHYYLHWRYSMDKDFLKTRAYPWFKEVAQHLEEITYIDKNGYRQLPLSSSPEINDNKKSAWFLENTNYDLALMRFLFAKANELALELNLPTEAEHYSKILNQFQSYHLSDNKELNFSKDLPYNQSHRHFSHLMAIHPLGEIRWENGTKDQEIIQNSLKLLDKVGPAWWCGYSYAWEGNLKARAKDGEGAAAALTDFATAFCSTNSFHLNGDQTKSGKSNMTYRPFTLEGNFAYAAGIQEMLLQSYAGQIEVFPAIPQKWLQASFKDLRAEGAFLVSAQKTNGMVSSIEIKAEKGGKTKVKLPFKNHSIEFNKGVKVISQNTEFMELAFEKNGSIKIKNDAKK, via the coding sequence ATGAAGTCAATTATACTAATCTCACTGCAAATACTTCTGGTTTTTAGCGCGTTTGGTCAAATCCAACGTAATCGAATAGGGCTTCAATCTGAAAAAATACCTGTTCGCTGGGATGAAGGTCTGCCCCTCGGCAATGGCCTGATTGGCGAACTGATTTGGCAAAAAGAAGATAAACTGCGCTTTTCGCTCGACCACTCCGAACTCTGGGATATGCGCCCTATGCAGGAACTGCACACCCCGGGCTTTAACTATCAATGGGTCAAAGAACAGGTGCTTGCCGACAACTACGCTGCCGTACAAAAAATAGGCGACAAGCCCTACGACCGAGAACCCGCCCCCAGTAAAATACCCGGGGCAGCCCTCGAATTTGAGGTCAAAGATTGGGGCGGTGTCAAACAGGCCACGCTCAATATCGAAACGGCGGAAGCAACCATCAGTTGGCAAAATGGCGTAAAAATGACATCGTTCGTTCATGCCAAACAAAACATTGGCTATTTTAGATTTGAAAATCTTAATGATTTGACTCTAAAATTGTTAGCACCGAAGTACGAAGGCAGTTCCGGCAATACCGCCGGTGGCCCCGTAGCCGGCGACGACTTGGCAAGGCTTGGATATAAGCAAGGGGAAGTTACCCAAAGTGGCCAATCCTATCGCTATATTCAGCAGGGATGGGGAGGATTCTATTATGAAGTGTATGTAAAATGGAAGAAAATTAATCCTAAAACGATTGAAGGTTCTTGGGCGATCTCTGCCCATTATCCCAACAAGCCCCAACCAGAAGCCCAAAAAATAGTGGCATCAGCCCCTAGTTACAGCGCAGCATGGCAGTCGCATCAGAATTGGTGGACAAACTTTTGGGCAAAATCGTCCGTGTCATTGCCCGATCCCGTACTGGAAAAACAATATTATCTGGAGCTGTATAAATTTGGGAGCGCCGCTCGAAGCAATACTCCCCCTATTTCCTTGCAGGCGGTTTGGACGGCCGACAACGGGCGCATTCCCCCTTGGAAGGGTGACTTTCACCACGATTTAAACACGCAACTCAGCTATTGGCCCGCTTACAGCGCCAATCATTTGGAAGAAGCTATGGGCTACCTTAACCACCTAGACCAAAACCGAGAACAATATAAAAAATACACGAAATGGTATTTTGGCTCTAACGGTCTCAATGTACCGGGTGTCACTACGCTTTTGGGTGAAGAAATGGGCGGATGGATTCAATATTCGCTTTCGCCCACGGTATCGGCATGGTTGGCGCAACATTATTATTTACACTGGCGGTACAGCATGGATAAAGATTTCTTAAAAACACGGGCTTATCCTTGGTTTAAAGAAGTAGCCCAACACCTCGAAGAAATTACGTACATCGATAAAAATGGCTACCGTCAGTTGCCTTTAAGTTCGAGCCCTGAAATTAATGACAATAAAAAGTCAGCTTGGTTTTTAGAAAATACCAATTATGATTTGGCTCTGATGCGGTTTTTGTTTGCGAAGGCAAACGAACTGGCACTTGAACTGAATCTACCAACCGAAGCCGAGCATTATTCTAAAATTTTGAATCAGTTTCAGTCTTATCATTTGTCTGATAACAAAGAACTTAACTTCTCAAAAGACCTGCCATATAACCAATCTCATCGCCATTTTTCGCATCTGATGGCCATCCATCCACTCGGTGAAATTCGCTGGGAAAACGGAACAAAAGACCAAGAAATTATTCAAAATTCGCTCAAATTACTGGATAAAGTCGGCCCCGCTTGGTGGTGCGGATATTCGTATGCGTGGGAGGGCAATCTGAAAGCCCGCGCCAAAGATGGTGAAGGGGCGGCGGCGGCCTTGACCGATTTTGCTACGGCCTTTTGTTCCACCAACTCCTTTCACCTCAACGGTGACCAAACGAAGTCTGGCAAATCGAATATGACGTATCGACCCTTTACGCTGGAGGGAAATTTTGCCTACGCTGCAGGTATTCAGGAGATGCTCTTACAAAGTTATGCTGGGCAAATTGAGGTTTTTCCGGCCATTCCCCAAAAATGGCTTCAAGCCTCTTTCAAGGATTTACGGGCCGAAGGGGCATTTTTGGTAAGTGCCCAAAAAACCAATGGCATGGTTTCGAGTATTGAAATAAAGGCCGAAAAAGGTGGAAAAACAAAAGTGAAACTACCTTTTAAAAACCATTCGATTGAGTTCAATAAAGGAGTAAAGGTAATTTCACAAAACACTGAGTTTATGGAATTAGCATTTGAAAAAAATGGAAGTATAAAAATTAAAAATGACGCTAAAAAGTAA
- a CDS encoding RagB/SusD family nutrient uptake outer membrane protein, with translation MKFKNKYIASALLAIMVVTTHTSCDKDFLDKNPLNAISGPTFWKTETDVQMSLTAVYRTLQNNFYGARKPFLDAYSDNALDRHTFFGFGNYTIGVINPSNVNTALYNVPYSGIAQCNYFLDNIDGVAAVSQANKDAYKADVRFIRAMYYFDLVQFFGDVVVYKTAPKTAEEAKIAKTPKADVLAFVIEELDFAISKLPATAYSGRAVKAAAQMVKARVRMYQQNWADAAAITKDIIDSGKFSIYQGGYANLFLTTTQQNNPEIIFSTKFLAPNNPQGGEGMLVELGWYGAIAPYRNLVDDYEMANGKPITEAGSGYDAANPYENRDPRLKMTILVPGDSYKNPDGSTFAVTDPLLTGFNQKKYMDTSKLPWDRSKITVTDMNVVHTRYAEVLLAYAEAKNEVSGPDATIYDAIDKIRTRTGVNLPPMDRTKYNSKDLLREFIRHERRIELALEGHRYFDLKRWGVMAAKLANVKNPAGVTLSFGEKNNVLPFPQNELDRNKSLVQNAGY, from the coding sequence ATGAAATTCAAAAATAAATACATAGCTTCTGCATTGCTGGCAATAATGGTTGTAACTACCCATACTTCCTGCGATAAAGACTTCTTGGATAAAAATCCGCTTAATGCTATTTCAGGTCCTACTTTCTGGAAAACAGAAACGGATGTGCAAATGTCGCTTACTGCCGTATATCGAACATTGCAAAATAACTTTTACGGTGCCCGTAAGCCTTTTTTAGATGCCTATTCTGACAATGCCTTAGACCGACATACTTTTTTTGGTTTTGGAAATTACACCATTGGGGTTATCAATCCTTCCAATGTCAATACTGCCTTATACAATGTACCCTATTCGGGAATTGCTCAGTGTAATTATTTTCTGGACAACATTGATGGCGTAGCCGCAGTATCTCAGGCCAATAAAGATGCTTACAAGGCTGATGTACGTTTTATTCGGGCCATGTATTATTTTGACTTGGTACAGTTCTTTGGCGATGTAGTGGTCTATAAAACGGCCCCCAAAACCGCCGAAGAAGCCAAAATTGCCAAAACCCCCAAAGCCGATGTACTGGCCTTTGTGATTGAAGAATTGGATTTTGCCATCTCAAAATTACCGGCTACCGCTTACTCAGGTCGTGCGGTGAAGGCAGCGGCCCAAATGGTAAAAGCCCGGGTAAGGATGTATCAACAAAACTGGGCAGATGCGGCGGCGATTACCAAAGATATTATTGATTCTGGCAAATTTTCAATCTACCAGGGAGGATACGCCAATCTTTTTCTAACGACAACCCAGCAGAATAACCCAGAAATCATTTTTTCTACCAAATTTCTTGCTCCCAACAATCCACAAGGAGGAGAAGGTATGCTCGTAGAGCTTGGTTGGTACGGAGCCATTGCCCCCTATCGTAACCTCGTAGATGACTATGAAATGGCAAATGGCAAACCAATTACCGAGGCTGGCTCGGGCTATGATGCCGCCAATCCCTATGAAAACAGAGACCCAAGGCTAAAAATGACCATTTTAGTGCCGGGTGATTCATACAAAAACCCAGATGGCTCTACATTTGCTGTTACAGATCCATTGCTTACTGGTTTTAATCAAAAGAAGTACATGGATACTTCTAAATTGCCCTGGGATCGGTCTAAAATTACGGTTACCGACATGAACGTGGTACATACACGCTATGCCGAAGTGCTGTTGGCTTATGCCGAGGCTAAAAATGAAGTTTCGGGACCGGATGCCACTATTTATGACGCCATTGATAAAATACGGACCCGTACTGGCGTAAACCTCCCTCCTATGGACAGAACCAAATACAATTCCAAAGACTTGCTAAGGGAATTTATCCGTCACGAAAGACGCATTGAACTGGCTTTGGAAGGACATCGCTATTTTGACCTGAAACGTTGGGGCGTAATGGCGGCAAAATTAGCTAATGTCAAAAATCCTGCGGGCGTAACACTATCTTTTGGCGAAAAAAATAATGTGCTTCCTTTTCCCCAAAACGAATTGGATAGAAACAAGAGCTTGGTACAGAATGCTGGCTATTAA